A region from the Kribbella shirazensis genome encodes:
- a CDS encoding NAD(P)-dependent alcohol dehydrogenase, with product MKAIVQYEYGSPDVLAFADVETPRPAAGEVLVRVQAASVNARDWHVLRGDPYVARPSADLGWRRPNVTIRGTDFAGRVEAVGPAVTGVQIGSEVYGEAPRAFAEYVAVPQDRVAAKPATLGFEEAAALPLAANTALTGLRDAAKVEAGQQVLINGAAGGVGTFAIQLGKALGATVTAVCSTRNVELVSSLGADDVVDYTTSDFSRLDRRYDVVLDLVGNRSLTALRRVLVRRGTLVLSGGGLYGGGSVFGPLGLIIRGQLSAPFVSQRVVVFDAVPSSANLTTLREYAEAGRLTPVLDRTYPLSAAAEAIRYVEAGHARGKVVISV from the coding sequence ATGAAGGCGATCGTTCAGTACGAGTACGGATCACCCGACGTCCTGGCGTTCGCCGACGTCGAGACGCCGCGGCCGGCTGCCGGGGAGGTCCTGGTGCGGGTCCAGGCCGCGTCGGTCAACGCGCGCGACTGGCACGTGCTGCGGGGCGATCCGTACGTCGCCCGCCCGTCCGCCGACCTCGGTTGGCGGCGGCCGAACGTGACGATCCGCGGCACGGACTTCGCCGGCCGGGTGGAAGCGGTCGGACCGGCCGTGACCGGCGTACAGATCGGATCGGAGGTGTACGGCGAGGCGCCGCGGGCGTTCGCGGAGTACGTCGCCGTACCGCAGGACCGGGTCGCGGCCAAGCCTGCCACCCTCGGCTTCGAGGAAGCGGCCGCACTGCCGCTGGCGGCGAACACTGCGTTGACCGGACTGCGTGACGCCGCGAAGGTCGAGGCGGGGCAGCAGGTTCTGATCAACGGCGCGGCGGGCGGCGTCGGCACGTTCGCGATCCAGCTCGGCAAGGCACTCGGCGCGACGGTGACTGCCGTGTGCAGCACCAGGAACGTCGAGTTGGTCAGCTCGCTCGGTGCCGATGACGTCGTGGACTACACGACGTCGGACTTCAGCCGTCTGGACCGCCGGTACGACGTCGTTCTCGATCTCGTCGGCAACAGATCGCTGACCGCCCTGCGTCGAGTGCTCGTCCGCCGCGGCACGCTCGTGCTGTCCGGTGGCGGGTTGTACGGCGGCGGCAGCGTGTTCGGTCCGCTCGGACTGATCATCCGCGGACAACTGTCGGCGCCGTTCGTGTCGCAGCGGGTCGTGGTGTTCGACGCGGTCCCCAGCAGCGCCAACCTGACGACGCTTCGGGAGTACGCCGAAGCAGGCAGGCTCACCCCGGTGCTCGACCGGACGTACCCGCTCTCAGCCGCCGCCGAGGCAATCCGCTATGTCGAAGCCGGACACGCCCGCGGCAAGGTCGTGATCAGCGTGTGA
- the pcrA gene encoding DNA helicase PcrA produces the protein MTTLFSPDELPVPLEEPKTSRTDPDKLLEGLNPQQRAAVVHAGKPLLVVAGAGSGKTRVLTRRIAYLLAARDAHPGSILAITFTNKAAAEMRERVVDLVGPRAKLMWVSTFHSSCVRILRRDIKRFGINSTFSIYDDTDSRRLMTLVCRELDLDVKRYNPRAVLNWISTQKNELIDHETAVAKAENHLEETYAECYRIYQERLAQANALDFDDLLMTTVNLLQAFPEVREYYRRRFRHVLVDEYQDTNHAQYTLIRELCGEDPADYNGPTAPPAELMVVGDSDQSIYAFRGATIRNILAFEEDFAGAETILLEQNYRSTQTILTAANAVISRNEGRKAKNLWSDQGQGEQIAVYVADNEHDEAQFVADEIDRLSDADGVKPSDVAVFYRTNAQSRVFEEVFIRTGHPYKVVGGVRFYERKEVRDALAYLRVLVNPEDTVSLRRIMNEPKRGIGDRAEAAIEALAQRDRISFAQAMRRAQDAPAMASRSVNAVQAFVDILDELTAMVDSGAPPDDILDVALHRSGYYETLQKSPDPQDETRLENLDEFISVAREFVEERTAAGEAADLQAFLERVALVADADQIPDAADDGGVVTLMTLHTAKGLEFPVVFLTGMEDGVFPHSRSLTDLKELEEERRLAYVGITRARQRLAISRAAVRSAYGAPQHNPPSRFLEEIPAELLDWRRDESAITRWSGTGTTRGSGIPSRYEPARRTASDKPVISLNPGDRVVHDSFGMGTVVVVRGEGQQAQADIDFGSEGVKRLLLRYAPVEKI, from the coding sequence ATGACTACGCTGTTCTCGCCTGATGAGCTCCCGGTGCCGCTGGAGGAGCCGAAGACGTCTCGCACCGATCCGGACAAGCTGCTCGAGGGGCTGAACCCGCAGCAGCGGGCGGCCGTCGTGCACGCCGGCAAGCCACTGCTGGTGGTTGCCGGTGCGGGGTCGGGCAAGACACGCGTGCTGACCCGGCGGATCGCCTACCTGCTGGCCGCCCGGGACGCCCACCCCGGGTCGATCCTCGCCATCACCTTCACGAACAAGGCCGCCGCCGAGATGCGGGAGCGCGTCGTCGACCTGGTCGGCCCGCGGGCGAAGCTGATGTGGGTCTCGACGTTCCACTCGTCCTGTGTGCGGATCCTGCGCCGCGACATCAAGCGGTTCGGGATCAACTCGACGTTCTCGATCTACGACGACACCGACTCGCGCCGGCTGATGACGCTGGTGTGCCGCGAGCTCGACCTGGACGTCAAGCGGTACAACCCGCGCGCCGTGCTGAACTGGATCAGCACCCAGAAGAACGAGCTGATCGACCACGAGACGGCCGTCGCGAAGGCGGAGAACCATCTCGAGGAGACGTACGCCGAGTGCTACCGCATCTACCAGGAGCGGCTCGCCCAGGCGAACGCACTGGACTTCGACGACCTGCTGATGACCACGGTCAACCTGCTGCAGGCCTTCCCCGAGGTCCGTGAGTACTACCGCCGCCGGTTCCGCCACGTGCTGGTCGACGAGTACCAGGACACGAACCACGCGCAGTACACGCTGATCCGCGAGCTCTGCGGTGAGGACCCGGCGGACTACAACGGCCCGACCGCGCCGCCCGCCGAGCTGATGGTGGTCGGCGACTCGGACCAGTCGATCTACGCGTTCCGCGGCGCCACGATCCGCAACATCCTCGCGTTCGAGGAGGACTTCGCCGGCGCCGAGACGATCCTGCTGGAGCAGAACTACCGCTCCACCCAGACGATCCTGACCGCGGCCAACGCGGTGATCAGCCGGAACGAGGGCCGCAAGGCGAAGAACCTCTGGTCCGACCAGGGCCAGGGCGAGCAGATCGCGGTGTACGTCGCCGACAACGAGCACGACGAGGCGCAGTTCGTCGCCGACGAGATCGACCGGCTGTCCGACGCCGACGGGGTCAAGCCGTCCGACGTCGCGGTGTTCTACCGGACCAACGCGCAGTCCCGTGTCTTCGAAGAGGTCTTCATCCGCACCGGCCATCCGTACAAGGTGGTCGGCGGCGTCCGGTTCTACGAGCGCAAGGAGGTCCGTGACGCGCTCGCGTACCTGCGGGTGCTGGTGAACCCGGAGGACACCGTCTCGCTGCGCCGGATCATGAACGAGCCGAAGCGCGGGATCGGCGACCGGGCGGAGGCCGCGATCGAGGCGCTCGCCCAGCGGGACCGGATCTCGTTCGCGCAGGCGATGCGGCGGGCGCAGGACGCCCCGGCGATGGCCTCGCGGTCGGTCAACGCCGTGCAGGCCTTCGTGGACATCCTCGACGAGCTGACCGCGATGGTGGACTCGGGCGCACCGCCGGACGACATCCTGGACGTCGCGCTGCACCGTTCCGGGTACTACGAGACGCTGCAGAAGTCCCCCGATCCGCAGGACGAGACCCGCCTGGAGAACCTGGACGAGTTCATCTCGGTGGCGCGGGAGTTCGTCGAGGAGCGGACCGCCGCCGGTGAGGCCGCCGATCTGCAGGCGTTTCTCGAGCGGGTCGCGCTGGTCGCGGACGCCGACCAGATCCCGGACGCGGCCGACGACGGCGGCGTGGTCACGCTGATGACCCTGCACACCGCGAAGGGCCTGGAGTTCCCGGTGGTGTTCCTGACCGGGATGGAGGACGGCGTCTTCCCGCACTCCCGCTCGCTGACCGACCTGAAGGAGCTCGAGGAGGAGCGTCGGCTCGCGTACGTCGGCATCACGCGGGCCCGTCAGCGGCTGGCGATCTCCCGTGCCGCGGTGCGTTCGGCGTACGGCGCTCCGCAGCACAACCCGCCGTCGCGGTTCCTGGAGGAGATCCCGGCCGAGCTGCTCGACTGGCGCCGCGACGAGTCCGCGATCACCCGCTGGTCCGGGACCGGCACGACCCGCGGCAGCGGCATCCCGAGCAGGTACGAGCCGGCCCGCAGGACCGCCTCGGACAAGCCGGTGATCAGCCTGAATCCGGGCGACCGGGTGGTGCACGACAGCTTCGGGATGGGCACCGTCGTGGTGGTCCGCGGCGAGGGCCAGCAGGCCCAGGCAGACATAGATTTCGGGTCCGAAGGTGTGAAACGACTCCTGCTTCGGTACGCACCGGTGGAGAAGATCTAG
- a CDS encoding ClpP family protease: MSSYTIPNVIAQHPRGERIMDVYSHLLTERVIYLGTAIDAGVANAIIAQLLHLETDNPEAEINLYINCEGGDTSAMLAIYDTMRYIQSPIATYGVGQAISAGAVLLAAGTEGRRAILPHARVVLHQPAGRGQGTIPDLILQADEVVRVRGQVEEILARHTGQTVERLRHDTDRDHVLTAQGAKDYGIVDHVIAERMPAPALA; this comes from the coding sequence ATGAGCAGCTACACGATTCCGAACGTGATCGCCCAGCACCCGCGGGGCGAGCGGATCATGGACGTCTACTCACATCTGCTGACCGAGCGCGTCATCTATCTGGGTACGGCGATCGACGCGGGCGTCGCGAACGCGATCATCGCCCAGCTGCTGCACCTGGAGACGGACAATCCCGAGGCGGAGATCAACCTCTACATCAACTGCGAGGGCGGCGACACGTCCGCGATGCTCGCGATCTACGACACCATGCGGTACATCCAGTCGCCGATCGCGACGTACGGCGTCGGGCAGGCGATCTCCGCCGGGGCGGTGCTGCTCGCGGCCGGTACCGAAGGTCGCCGGGCGATCCTGCCGCACGCGCGGGTCGTCCTGCACCAGCCGGCCGGGCGTGGTCAGGGCACCATCCCGGACCTGATCCTGCAGGCGGACGAGGTGGTGCGGGTCCGCGGCCAGGTGGAGGAGATCCTCGCGCGGCACACCGGCCAGACGGTCGAGCGGCTCCGGCACGACACCGACCGCGACCACGTCCTGACCGCCCAGGGCGCCAAGGACTACGGCATCGTCGACCACGTGATCGCCGAGCGCATGCCGGCCCCCGCGCTGGCCTGA
- a CDS encoding cobalamin B12-binding domain-containing protein: MPATSPLRVVVAKPGLDGHDRGAKVVARALRDAGMEVIYTGLHQTPEQIVETAIAEDADAIGLSVLSGAHMTLFKRVRELLTEREAEDIVVFGGGIIPDADLQPLAELGVHKIFTPGATTTEIVEWVRSNVGDASASPA, encoded by the coding sequence ATGCCTGCTACGAGTCCGTTGCGCGTCGTCGTCGCCAAGCCGGGTCTGGACGGTCACGACCGCGGTGCCAAGGTCGTCGCCCGCGCCCTGCGGGACGCCGGCATGGAGGTCATCTACACCGGGCTGCACCAGACCCCCGAGCAGATCGTCGAGACCGCGATCGCCGAGGACGCCGACGCGATCGGGCTGTCGGTGCTGTCCGGCGCGCACATGACGCTGTTCAAGCGCGTGCGCGAGCTGCTGACCGAGCGGGAGGCGGAGGACATCGTGGTGTTCGGCGGCGGCATCATCCCGGACGCCGACCTGCAGCCGCTGGCCGAGCTCGGCGTGCACAAGATCTTCACCCCGGGCGCGACCACCACCGAGATCGTCGAGTGGGTCCGGTCGAACGTCGGCGACGCGTCCGCCTCCCCGGCCTGA
- a CDS encoding esterase/lipase family protein, whose protein sequence is MGSWQDEVRGALDGLAYGARSALTPRVLHGAAVEIGWLTTHLAMYPLGLVAGSSPALPERLNLTGLGPAQRGLLVNDVRAAGTPILLAHGIIDNHTIFALMRRQLVRRGFGAIHTFSYSPLTLDVRRTAERMGREIEAICEASGSDQIHVIGHSLGGLIARYYVQRLGGDARVHTCVTLGTPHQGTVAAKLLPWPLVKQLRPDSDVMAELDEPAPDCRTRFVAFYSDVDQLIVPQRRARIRHPDLLASNVRVRGVGHLSLPFHGEVVHRITGVLANLDDEEPRTA, encoded by the coding sequence ATGGGTTCCTGGCAGGACGAGGTCCGCGGCGCGCTGGACGGACTCGCGTACGGCGCGCGCTCCGCCCTCACGCCCAGGGTGCTGCACGGCGCGGCCGTCGAGATCGGCTGGCTGACCACGCACCTCGCGATGTATCCGCTCGGTCTCGTGGCGGGCAGCTCACCCGCACTGCCCGAGCGCCTGAACCTGACCGGCCTCGGCCCGGCCCAGCGCGGCCTGCTGGTCAACGACGTCCGCGCCGCCGGTACGCCGATCCTGCTCGCGCACGGGATCATCGACAACCACACGATCTTCGCGCTGATGCGCCGGCAGCTGGTCCGTCGCGGGTTCGGCGCCATCCACACGTTCTCGTACTCACCGCTGACGCTGGACGTACGCCGTACCGCCGAGCGGATGGGCCGCGAGATCGAGGCGATCTGCGAGGCGTCCGGGTCGGACCAGATCCACGTGATCGGCCACAGCCTCGGCGGACTGATCGCGCGGTACTACGTCCAGCGCCTCGGGGGCGACGCCCGGGTGCACACCTGCGTCACGCTCGGAACCCCGCACCAGGGCACCGTCGCGGCCAAGCTGCTGCCCTGGCCGCTGGTCAAGCAGCTCCGCCCGGACAGCGACGTGATGGCCGAGCTGGACGAGCCGGCGCCGGACTGCCGGACCCGGTTCGTCGCGTTCTACAGCGACGTCGACCAGCTGATCGTGCCGCAGCGACGGGCCCGGATCAGGCACCCCGATCTGCTCGCGAGTAATGTCCGGGTCCGCGGTGTGGGCCACCTGTCCCTGCCGTTCCACGGCGAGGTCGTGCACCGCATCACCGGCGTACTGGCCAATCTGGACGACGAAGAGCCCAGAACTGCCTGA
- a CDS encoding M23 family metallopeptidase produces the protein MSQHRAAGDRVTPGNAARKPGAGRHSAKHRVARRNTPSSTQIVGLTAALAAAAGAVGFSHSSLASPTQANSAVNLAALSLDSGQQLSGITTARIQARQLATRDSSRVQLADTTKTKKQSAAVKLAQARAAKLNVTQALTAKRANALAAAKAKAEAAEKKARESATRCEMMLSGYHITATFGQGGSRWARNHTGTDFAAPIGTRISAVMKGVVIFADWAGPYGRQVQVRHEDGTVTWYNHMSKFSVDVGETVYAGDQVGAVGMTGNTTGPHLHFEVRPDNGEPINPMSWLRNHCGLNP, from the coding sequence GTGTCCCAGCACCGTGCCGCGGGAGACCGCGTCACGCCCGGCAATGCTGCGCGCAAGCCCGGCGCAGGACGTCATAGTGCCAAGCATCGCGTTGCCAGGCGTAATACCCCCAGCAGCACCCAGATCGTCGGTCTCACCGCCGCGCTCGCCGCGGCAGCCGGAGCTGTCGGCTTCAGCCACAGCTCGCTGGCGTCACCGACCCAGGCGAACTCCGCGGTCAACCTGGCCGCACTGAGCCTGGACAGCGGGCAGCAGCTGTCCGGTATCACCACGGCACGCATCCAGGCGCGTCAGCTCGCCACCCGTGACTCCTCCCGGGTCCAGCTGGCCGACACGACGAAGACCAAGAAGCAGTCCGCGGCCGTCAAGCTGGCGCAGGCCCGGGCCGCGAAGCTGAACGTCACCCAGGCGCTCACCGCCAAGCGCGCGAACGCGCTGGCCGCCGCGAAGGCGAAGGCAGAGGCTGCCGAGAAGAAGGCCCGCGAGTCGGCCACCCGCTGCGAGATGATGCTCTCCGGCTACCACATCACCGCCACGTTCGGGCAGGGCGGCAGCCGCTGGGCCCGCAACCACACCGGCACCGACTTCGCCGCCCCGATCGGCACCCGGATCAGTGCCGTGATGAAGGGCGTCGTGATCTTCGCCGACTGGGCCGGCCCGTACGGCCGTCAGGTCCAGGTCCGGCACGAGGACGGCACCGTCACCTGGTACAACCACATGTCGAAGTTCAGCGTCGACGTCGGCGAGACGGTGTACGCCGGCGACCAGGTCGGCGCGGTCGGGATGACCGGCAACACCACCGGACCGCACCTGCACTTCGAGGTCCGTCCGGACAACGGCGAGCCGATCAACCCGATGTCCTGGCTGCGCAACCACTGCGGCCTCAACCCGTAG
- a CDS encoding DUF6886 family protein has product MRPAAGEVLHFSEDPTIEIFRPHVADTARQGTAYVWAVGHDRAPDYWFPRQCPRAMAWVGPNTTPEDRDRIIGAGSGTRVHAVEYGWLDAMRSVELYAYRLPAGDFVEHDAAVVATTEVRPLGPPERVGDLFALHDEAGIQLRVLNRLHDFWAEAVASTLEWSGIRLRNARP; this is encoded by the coding sequence ATGCGTCCGGCAGCCGGTGAGGTCCTGCACTTCTCCGAAGATCCGACGATCGAGATCTTCCGGCCCCATGTCGCGGACACCGCGCGGCAGGGTACGGCGTACGTCTGGGCCGTCGGCCACGACCGCGCCCCCGACTACTGGTTCCCGCGACAGTGCCCGCGCGCGATGGCCTGGGTCGGACCGAACACCACTCCCGAGGACCGCGACCGGATCATCGGCGCCGGGTCCGGCACCCGCGTACACGCCGTCGAGTACGGCTGGCTGGACGCGATGCGCTCGGTCGAGTTGTACGCCTACCGCCTTCCGGCCGGCGACTTCGTCGAGCACGACGCCGCGGTCGTCGCCACCACCGAAGTACGCCCCCTCGGTCCGCCCGAGCGCGTCGGCGACCTGTTCGCGCTGCACGACGAGGCCGGGATCCAGCTGCGGGTCCTGAACCGGCTGCACGACTTCTGGGCCGAGGCCGTCGCCAGCACGCTCGAATGGAGCGGCATCCGGCTCCGCAACGCACGCCCATGA
- a CDS encoding lanthionine synthetase LanC family protein: MTYGELAERSWSWVVSQVRWDDDGPWIPESGDGAKPEEYVEGMHSGIGGLAHVLAEIRLVRPWTSEEQQLAAGIAARIRSAIPADTTITYFDGLVSSIGVLTALEEPGSAAALDRLFELVDDERGGWAQSFLEPPKYHENARCNDVTLGTASVLMGALWALRRSPDVAVRRDPHPGGEAERQVAHRARRLARRLTGWTADWLLAEQEVTPAGLNWLFAPRRFYTGEPTEMPNFSHGLAGIVAVLAAAGAELDRPELVDAARRGAEHLVTLGITDDQGFRVPRVIPWAERHGDEFTYNWCHGGAGTASAFSALEYAGVPQIAGETPAAWRRRCLDGVRYSGIPERLRPGFWDNDGRCCGTAGVGDAFLDAWQGDGDERDLEFAVRMGDTLVDHASPEGYWQFVEHRNEDPLLPPGVGWMQGAAGIAAYLFRLQRVLDGDQRAVERMDNWWGLTR; encoded by the coding sequence ATGACGTACGGCGAGCTCGCTGAACGGTCCTGGTCCTGGGTCGTGAGCCAGGTCCGGTGGGACGACGACGGCCCGTGGATCCCCGAGTCCGGTGACGGCGCAAAGCCCGAGGAGTACGTCGAGGGGATGCACAGCGGGATCGGCGGACTGGCCCACGTGCTCGCGGAGATCAGGCTCGTCCGGCCGTGGACGTCCGAGGAACAGCAGCTCGCCGCGGGCATCGCCGCTCGAATCCGTTCCGCGATCCCGGCGGACACGACCATCACGTACTTCGACGGTCTGGTCAGCTCGATCGGCGTCCTCACGGCCCTCGAGGAGCCCGGCTCGGCCGCCGCCTTGGACCGGCTGTTCGAGCTGGTCGACGACGAGCGCGGTGGCTGGGCGCAGTCGTTCCTCGAGCCGCCGAAGTACCACGAGAACGCCCGCTGCAACGACGTCACGCTGGGCACGGCGTCGGTCCTGATGGGCGCGCTGTGGGCGCTCCGGCGGAGTCCTGACGTCGCCGTGCGGCGCGACCCGCACCCGGGCGGCGAGGCCGAACGCCAGGTCGCGCACCGCGCCCGCCGACTGGCCCGGCGGCTGACCGGCTGGACCGCCGACTGGCTGCTCGCCGAGCAGGAGGTCACTCCGGCGGGCCTCAACTGGTTGTTCGCGCCGCGCCGGTTCTACACCGGCGAGCCGACCGAGATGCCGAACTTCTCGCATGGCCTCGCCGGGATCGTCGCGGTGCTCGCGGCGGCCGGGGCCGAACTCGACCGGCCGGAGCTCGTCGACGCGGCGCGGCGCGGGGCCGAGCACCTGGTGACGCTCGGGATCACCGACGACCAGGGGTTCCGGGTGCCGCGCGTGATCCCGTGGGCCGAGCGCCACGGAGACGAGTTCACGTACAACTGGTGCCACGGTGGCGCCGGGACCGCGTCGGCGTTCAGCGCCCTCGAGTACGCCGGAGTACCGCAGATCGCCGGTGAGACGCCTGCGGCCTGGCGCCGCCGTTGCCTGGACGGTGTCCGGTACTCCGGGATCCCTGAGCGACTGCGCCCCGGGTTCTGGGACAACGACGGCCGGTGCTGCGGGACGGCCGGGGTCGGCGACGCGTTCCTCGACGCGTGGCAGGGCGACGGCGATGAGCGGGACCTGGAGTTCGCCGTACGGATGGGTGACACGCTGGTCGACCACGCGTCCCCCGAGGGGTACTGGCAGTTCGTCGAGCATCGCAACGAGGACCCGCTGCTGCCTCCGGGTGTCGGGTGGATGCAGGGAGCGGCCGGTATCGCGGCGTACCTGTTCCGGCTGCAGCGGGTGCTCGACGGCGATCAGCGTGCGGTCGAGCGGATGGACAACTGGTGGGGGCTCACACGCTGA
- a CDS encoding TetR/AcrR family transcriptional regulator C-terminal domain-containing protein has translation MAQASSEPRAPLSRELVLRAAVAIADADGIEALTMRRLGEAVGAEAMSLYHHVANKGDLLDGIVDLVMAEIDELAERTAVPDDDWQQAMRRRILSAREVMLKHPWAPRLFETRTTMSLAMIRYHDQLVGLMRAGGFSYDLAHHALHALGSRALGFSQELFDPAAGAGPGSERMLRDMADQVPHLVGMVTEIAHDDPDSTIGWCDDQAEFEFALDLLLDGLDRRR, from the coding sequence GTGGCACAGGCGAGCTCCGAGCCGCGCGCACCGCTGAGTCGTGAGCTGGTGCTCCGGGCCGCGGTCGCGATCGCCGACGCCGACGGGATCGAGGCGCTCACGATGCGCCGGCTCGGCGAGGCGGTCGGCGCCGAGGCGATGTCGCTCTACCACCACGTCGCGAACAAGGGCGACCTCCTCGACGGCATCGTCGACCTGGTCATGGCCGAGATCGACGAGCTCGCCGAGCGGACCGCCGTACCGGACGACGACTGGCAGCAGGCGATGCGCCGCCGGATCCTGTCGGCGCGGGAAGTGATGCTGAAGCACCCGTGGGCGCCGCGGCTGTTCGAGACGCGGACCACGATGAGCCTGGCGATGATCCGGTACCACGACCAGTTGGTCGGACTGATGCGCGCCGGCGGGTTCTCGTACGACCTCGCCCACCATGCGTTGCACGCGCTGGGCAGCAGGGCGCTCGGGTTCTCGCAGGAGTTGTTCGATCCGGCCGCGGGCGCCGGCCCGGGGTCCGAGCGGATGCTGCGGGACATGGCTGACCAGGTCCCGCACCTGGTCGGCATGGTGACGGAGATCGCGCACGACGATCCGGACAGCACGATCGGCTGGTGCGACGACCAGGCCGAGTTCGAGTTCGCGCTCGACCTGCTGCTCGACGGCCTCGACCGGCGGCGCTGA
- a CDS encoding phospholipase produces MDASELRYDDLVDQIEVLYNEHRYRAAVELLDAESDGLEVWTAELAHLKACLLGAAGDTDESLRVLLDASTAGAWWRPEILTEDDDLAALRDRPEFPELVAVSKARVADEPVRPLITLPAGRRSGRPESASAAAGPVAGVVVALHGAGQRAEHARRDWAAVVELGYALVCVQSSYRMSPMYRTWPDPEQARADIARALAELPAELAQPAVEGAPGAGLQPADGLPIVAAGFSAGGRVALDWALTGQPTPVDGVLAMAPALRQLPETGRPLSPATIWIGTDDDLLEVVDEAADRLTGFTIERIQGLGHTFPADFTARLPAVL; encoded by the coding sequence GTGGACGCCTCCGAACTGCGGTACGACGACCTGGTGGACCAGATCGAGGTCCTCTACAACGAGCACCGGTACCGCGCCGCGGTGGAGCTGCTGGACGCGGAGAGCGACGGGCTGGAGGTGTGGACCGCCGAGCTCGCCCATCTCAAGGCGTGTCTGCTCGGCGCGGCCGGTGACACCGACGAGTCGCTGCGGGTGTTGCTGGACGCGAGTACGGCGGGCGCGTGGTGGCGACCGGAGATCCTCACCGAGGACGACGATCTGGCCGCCTTGCGGGACCGCCCCGAGTTCCCGGAACTGGTCGCGGTGTCGAAGGCGCGCGTGGCGGACGAGCCGGTCCGGCCGCTGATCACGCTCCCGGCCGGCCGGCGGTCGGGGCGACCCGAGTCGGCGTCCGCCGCAGCCGGGCCGGTTGCCGGGGTGGTTGTCGCCTTGCACGGAGCGGGGCAGCGGGCGGAGCATGCTCGGCGGGACTGGGCCGCGGTGGTGGAGCTTGGCTACGCCCTCGTCTGCGTGCAGTCGTCGTACCGGATGTCGCCGATGTACCGCACCTGGCCGGACCCCGAGCAGGCCCGCGCGGACATCGCCCGCGCCCTCGCCGAACTGCCCGCCGAACTCGCTCAGCCCGCCGTCGAAGGCGCCCCGGGTGCCGGCCTGCAGCCGGCCGACGGTCTGCCGATTGTTGCGGCGGGGTTCTCGGCCGGTGGGCGGGTGGCGCTCGACTGGGCGCTCACGGGGCAACCGACTCCGGTCGACGGCGTACTCGCGATGGCTCCCGCCCTGCGTCAACTGCCGGAGACTGGACGACCGTTGTCGCCAGCAACGATCTGGATCGGTACGGACGACGACCTGCTCGAGGTCGTGGATGAGGCGGCCGACCGGCTGACCGGCTTCACGATCGAGCGGATCCAGGGACTGGGACACACCTTCCCGGCCGACTTCACAGCTCGGTTGCCAGCGGTGCTCTGA
- a CDS encoding ClpP family protease: MAEDMKPPLFNETARQRLFGQRIVVLDGVLNDDNGTLLATQILTLAAEDPDTDISFWIHSLGGSVPSMLAIRDVMRLVPCDVSTLAIGLACSAGQFLLSAGTPGKRYALRHARVLMHQGSAGIGGSAVEIEIQANDLRHIRDTVLGIVASDTGQSFETVHEDSLHDHWYTAEQAREYGFIDHIVESFDQVMPRRAAA; this comes from the coding sequence ATGGCAGAAGACATGAAACCGCCGCTGTTCAACGAGACCGCGCGCCAGCGCCTGTTCGGGCAGCGGATCGTCGTACTGGACGGAGTCCTCAACGACGACAACGGGACCCTGCTGGCCACCCAGATCCTGACGCTGGCGGCCGAGGACCCGGACACCGACATCTCGTTCTGGATCCACTCGCTCGGCGGCTCGGTGCCGTCGATGCTGGCGATCCGGGACGTGATGCGGCTGGTGCCGTGCGATGTGTCGACGCTGGCGATCGGGCTGGCCTGCAGCGCGGGTCAGTTCCTGCTGTCGGCCGGTACGCCGGGCAAGCGCTACGCCCTGCGGCACGCCCGCGTGCTGATGCACCAGGGCTCGGCCGGGATCGGCGGGTCCGCGGTGGAGATCGAGATCCAGGCGAACGACCTGCGGCACATCCGCGACACCGTGCTCGGGATCGTCGCGAGCGACACCGGGCAGTCGTTCGAGACCGTGCACGAGGACTCGCTGCACGACCACTGGTACACCGCGGAACAGGCCCGCGAGTACGGCTTCATCGACCACATCGTCGAGTCCTTCGACCAGGTGATGCCCAGGAGGGCCGCGGCATGA